A single Opisthocomus hoazin isolate bOpiHoa1 chromosome 1, bOpiHoa1.hap1, whole genome shotgun sequence DNA region contains:
- the NDUFB4 gene encoding NADH dehydrogenase [ubiquinone] 1 beta subcomplex subunit 4 has protein sequence MAAGPRPTAAEAYRPNRFVSLPAELDPATFDASPEKRRAEAERLAIRARLKRQYQLQLNNPNPPAIIEDPALLRWAYARTQNVYPTFRPTPKTSFLGALFAVGPILFWIAVFKADRDRKEKLIQEGKYERPFSVF, from the exons atggcggcggggccGCGTCCCACCGCCGCCGAGGCGTACCGGCCCAACCGTTTCGTCTCGCTGCCGGCCGAGCTCGACCCCGCCACCTTTGACGCGTCGCCGGAGAAGCGTCGTGCCGAGGCCGAACGCTTGGCCATCCGCGCCCGGCTCAAGCGGCAGTACCAGCTGCAGCTCAACAACCCCAACCCGCCGGCCATCATC GAAGATCCTGCCTTGCTCCGCTGGGCCTATGCTAGGACGCAGAACGTCTACCCTACTTTCCGCCCGACGCCCAAGACGTcctttctgggagctctgtttgcaGTAGGCCCTATCCTTTTCTGGATTGCTGTCTTCAAGGCTGACAGG GATCGTAAAGAGAAGCTTATCCAAGAAGGTAAATACGAGCGACCGTTCAGTGTATTTTAA
- the HGD gene encoding homogentisate 1,2-dioxygenase, which translates to MSLQYMSGFGNEHVSEDPRCPGALPEGQNNPQVCPYGLYAEQLSGSAFTCPRPTNKRSWLYRILPSVCHKPFRPLEEGHLTHNWDEVEPDPNQLRWRPFEIPKAPQNKVDFVSGLHTLCGAGEPRGRNGIAVHIFVCNTSMLDRCLFNSDGDFLIVPQQGKLLITTEFGKMLVEPNEICVIQQGMRFSVEVFGETRGYILEVYGAHFELPDLGPIGANGLANPRDFLVPVAWYEDRQVPGGYMVVSKYQGKLFAAQQDFSPFNVVAWHGNYTPYKYHLEKFMVINSVAFDHADPSIFTVLTAKSTRPGVALADFVIFPPRWGVANNTFRPPYYHRNCMSEFMGLIKGHYEAKEEGFQPGGASLHSMMTPHGPDADCFEKASKARLEPERVAEGTMAFMFESSLSLAVTKWGLQTSNCLDKNYYKCWEPLKSHFNPKCK; encoded by the exons ATGAGCTTGCAG TACATGTCAGGATTTGGAAATGAACATGTTTCTGAGGATCCACGCTGTCCGGGAGCTTTACCGGAGGGACAG AATAACCCGCAAGTCTGCCCGTACGGCCTGTACGCCGAACAGCTCTCGGGCTCTGCCTTCACCTGTCCCCGGCCCACAAATAAGCGAAG ctGGCTGTATCGGATCCTACCTTCAGTCTGCCACAAGCCCTTCAGACCTCTTGAGGAGGGCCACTTGACACACAACTGGGATGAAGTTGAGCCTGACCCCAACCAG CTGCGATGGAGACCTTTCGAGATCCCCAAAGCCCCTCAGAATAAGGTGGACTTTGTGAGC GGGCTGCACACCCTGTGTGGTGCCGGCGAGCCCAGAGGACGCAACGGCATCGCCGTCCATATTTTCGTCTGCAACACCTCCATGCTCGACAG ATGCCTTTTTAATTCAGATGGTGACTTCCTGATCG TGCCCCAGCAAGGGAAACTGCTCATCACAACCGAGTTTGGGAAGATGCTAGTGGAGCCCAACGAAATCTGTGTCATCCAG CAAGGAATGCGTTTCAGCGTGGAGGTGTTTGGAGAGACCAGAGGCTACATCCTGGAGGTGTACGGGGCACACTTTGAGCTGCCTGACCTGGGACCCATCG GAGCCAACGGCCTGGCCAACCCGCGTGACTTCTTGGTGCCCGTCGCATGGTATGAAGACCGCCAAGTGCCAGGGGGGTACATGGTGGTCAGCAAGTACCAGGGCAAGCTGTTTGCAGCCCAGCAG GATTTCTCCCCCTTCAACGTTGTAGCCTGGCATGGGAACTACACACCGTACAAATACCATCTGGAAAAATTCATGGTCATTAATTCTGTTGCTTTTGACCACGCG gATCCTTCTATCTTCACTGTCCTGACAGCCAAGTCGACCCGCCCTGGAGTGGCACTCGCTGACTTTGTCATATTCCCTCCGCGATGGGGGGTAGCTAACAACACCTTCCGGCCACCATACTACCACC GGAACTGCATGAGTGAGTTCATGGGGCTCATCAAAGGCCACTACGAAGCAAAGGAGGAAGGCTTCCAGCCTGGAGGGGCCAGCTTGCACAGCATGATGACTCCTCACGGGCCAGATGCTGACTGTTTCGAGAAGGCGAGCAAAGCCAGGCTGGAGCCTGAGAGGGTTGCAGAAGGGACCATG GCCTTCATGTTCGAATCGTCCCTCAGTCTCGCTGTCACCAAGTGGGGCCTCCAGACCTCCAACTGCCTAGATAAAAACTACTACAAGTGCTGGGAACCTCTGAAAAGCCATTTCAACCCTAAGTGCAAGTAA